The following proteins come from a genomic window of Lolium rigidum isolate FL_2022 chromosome 5, APGP_CSIRO_Lrig_0.1, whole genome shotgun sequence:
- the LOC124654065 gene encoding T-complex protein 1 subunit beta — protein MERVLKDDAVQEKGERARMASFVGAMAIADLVKTTLGPKGMDKILQSTGRGRTVTVTNDGATILKSLHIDNPAAKVLVDISKVQDDEVGDGTTSVVVLAGELLREAEKLVNMKIHPMTIIAGYRMAAECARNALLQKTMDNGENIDKFRSDLMNIAMTTLSSKILSQDKEYFAELAVDAVLRLKGSTNLESIQILKKPGGSLKDSFLDEGFILDKKIGLGQPKRIENANILVANTAMDTDKVKIYGARVRVDSMSKVADIEAAEKQKMREKVNKIIGHGINCFVNRQLIYNFPEELFADAGILAVEHADFEGIERLALVTGGDIASTFDNPESVKLGHCKLIEEIMIGEDRLIHFSGVAMGQACTIVLRGASEHVLDEAERSLHDALCVLSQTVKDTRVIFGGGWPEMVMAKEVDELARKTPGKKSHAIDAFSRALQAIPTIIADNAGLDSAELISQLRAEHHKENSTAGIDVITGGLGDMQKRGICEAFKVKQAIILSATEAAEMILRVDEIITCAPRRREDRM, from the exons ATGGAGAGGGTGCTCAAGGATGACGCCGTCCAGGAGAAGGGCGAGCGCGCCAGGATG GCTTCTTTTGTAGGCGCCATGGCGATCGCCGACCTAGTCAAGACCACGCTGGGACCAAAAGGAATG GACAAGATCCTTCAGTCAACCGGCAGAGGGCGGACAGTCACTGTCACAAATGACGGTGCTACCATTTTGAAGTCCCTCCATATCGACAACCCTGCTGCCAAGGTCCTTGTTG ACATCTCGAAAGTCCAAGATGATGAAGTTGGTGATGGAACGACTTCTGTTGTTGTTTTGGCTGGAGAACTTTTGAGGGAGGCTGAAAAGCTGGTTAACATGAAGATTCATCCCATGACTATTATTGCAG GTTACAGAATGGCTGCTGAGTGTGCCAGAAATGCTTTGCTACAGAAGACCATGGACAACGGAGAAAATATAG ATAAGTTCAGATCAGATCTCATGAACATTGCTATGACTACACTTAGTTCAAAAATTCTGTCCCAGGACAAGGAGTACTTTGCTGAACTTGCAGTTGATGCTGTCCTAAGGCTTAAG GGTAGCACCAACTTGGAATCAATCCAAATTCTGAAGAAACCTGGAGGGTCTCTCAAGGATTCCTTTTTGGACGAAGG GTTTATTCTTGATAAGAAGATTGGTCTTGGGCAACCAAAGAGAATTGAAAATGCTAATATTTTGGTTGCAAATACTGCTATGGACACAGACAAAGTTAAGATCTATGGAGCACGTGTCCGAGTGGATTCGATGTCCAAGGTTGCAGATATCGAAGCTGCTGAAAAGCAGAAGATGAGAGAGAAAGTTAATAAGATCATTGGTCATGGAATCAACTGCTTTGTCAACAGGCAGTTGATCTATAACTTCCCTGAAGAACTTTTTGCTGATGCTGGTATACTTGCAGTCGAGCATGCTGACTTTGAGGGCATCGAACGGCTAGCTCTTGTCACTGGTGGTGATATCGCATCGACTTTTGACAACCCAGAATCTGTTAAGCTTGGGCACTGCAAGCTCATTGAAGAGATTATGATTGGGGAGGACAGGCTGATACATTTTTCTGGGGTTGCAATGGGGCAAGCTTGCACCATTGTCCTGAGGGGAGCAAG TGAGCACGTGCTTGACGAGGCGGAGAGGTCCTTGCATGATGCCTTGTGTGTGCTTTCTCAGACAGTAAAGGACACACGTGTCATATTTGGTGGCGGATGGCCTGAGATGGTGATGGCCAAGGAGGTGGATGAACTTGCAAGGAAGACCCCTGGGAAGAAAtctcatgcaatcgatgctttttctCGTGCGCTGCAAGCCATACCGACAATCATTGCTGACAATGCTGGTCTGGACAGTGCCGAGTTGATCTCCCAGCTTCGAGCTGAACACCACAAAGAGAACAGCACTGCTGGAATCGATGTCATCACGGGCGGC CTGGGAGACATGCAAAAGCGTGGGATATGCGAGGCGTTCAAGGTGAAGCAAGCCATCATCCTTTCCGCGACCGAGGCAGCCGAGATGATCCTCAGGGTCGACGAGATCATAACCTGTGCCCCACGCAGGAGAGAGGACAGAATGTGA